Proteins from a single region of Aureibacter tunicatorum:
- a CDS encoding FkbM family methyltransferase — MKDTEYYMKSAGYFFKRFILQKKTIKGKSDQFNLKFEFFSPDCVGREIYKKGIYEERLSNFLLNDLSFEDNDIILDIGANIGWYSSLLSSQISENVHIHSFEPDPSNFSLLQANLAHNASSNVSAHQMGVSDKTETKNLHLYKKSNGGRHSLLDINGTETVEINTISLDDFIEKNNIDPKRIKFLKMDIEGFEYFAFLGGKKALEFVPKMLVEYSPGYMRKGGIDPALCLELLESYNFEPYDIGKIGEQPQKLDRNFLLERNNNMDILWIKK; from the coding sequence ATGAAGGATACAGAATACTATATGAAATCCGCAGGATACTTTTTTAAAAGATTCATCTTGCAAAAAAAAACTATCAAAGGAAAATCAGATCAATTCAATCTCAAATTCGAATTTTTCTCTCCAGATTGTGTGGGAAGAGAGATTTACAAAAAAGGAATTTACGAAGAACGGCTTTCCAACTTTTTATTGAACGATCTATCGTTTGAAGACAACGACATCATCTTGGACATTGGAGCAAACATTGGATGGTACTCGTCATTGCTATCCAGTCAAATATCCGAGAATGTTCATATCCATTCTTTTGAGCCCGACCCAAGCAATTTCTCTTTGCTTCAAGCGAATTTAGCTCATAATGCTTCCTCAAATGTTTCCGCTCACCAAATGGGAGTATCTGATAAAACGGAAACCAAGAATTTGCACTTATATAAAAAAAGCAATGGTGGTAGACATTCGTTGCTTGACATCAACGGCACAGAGACTGTGGAAATCAATACGATAAGTCTGGATGACTTTATTGAAAAAAATAATATTGACCCCAAACGAATAAAATTCCTAAAAATGGACATTGAAGGTTTTGAGTACTTCGCTTTTCTTGGAGGAAAAAAAGCCTTGGAATTCGTGCCTAAAATGCTTGTCGAATACTCTCCTGGATATATGAGAAAAGGGGGAATAGATCCGGCTCTTTGTCTTGAGCTTTTGGAAAGTTACAATTTTGAGCCATACGATATTGGAAAAATTGGAGAGCAACCTCAAAAACTCGACAGAAACTTTCTCCTTGAAAGAAACAACAACATGGATATCCTATGGATTAAAAAATAA
- a CDS encoding SLC13 family permease codes for MIVLLLTVFAVGYVGIATEHNINIDKSATALLTGILCWTIFITMADVPSEFLSREEFAKHITEGVFLEHVGDIASILFFLMGAMAIVELIDAHGSFDLMTRKITTQNIVTLLWIVVSFTFILSAALDNLTSTIVMISILRKLIKNVKMRMLFVSMVVLSANAGGAWSPIGDVTTTMLWIGGQITTLAIVKSLIAPSIICIIVPTVLVSAILKRKRFELGKIPGQGNDELFYHNEQLGVDEFEKKLVFAVGVGLLLFVPIFKTLTHLPPFAGILFGLGALWLLTEILHRAKPHKLRKELSVVGVLKKVDMPSVLFFMGILLAISALDVAKILETTAHWLDTTIQNNTIVGLAIGLLSAVVDNVPLVAASMGMYSLETFPQDHAFWQFIAYCAGTGGSCLIIGSAAGVAAMGMERISFGWYFKNISFLALIGYLAGAVAYLASIGTFKI; via the coding sequence ATGATTGTTTTATTACTTACTGTCTTTGCAGTGGGCTATGTGGGCATAGCCACTGAACACAATATCAATATTGATAAATCAGCAACAGCATTGCTGACAGGAATACTTTGCTGGACCATATTCATAACCATGGCGGATGTTCCTTCCGAGTTTCTTTCCAGAGAAGAATTTGCAAAGCATATTACCGAGGGAGTTTTTCTTGAGCATGTAGGAGACATTGCAAGCATCTTGTTCTTTTTAATGGGCGCAATGGCAATTGTTGAATTGATTGACGCTCACGGATCATTTGACCTGATGACAAGAAAAATTACAACTCAAAACATCGTGACACTGTTGTGGATCGTAGTTTCATTTACTTTTATCTTGTCAGCGGCGTTGGATAATCTTACTTCCACAATAGTCATGATTTCGATCTTGAGGAAGTTGATTAAGAATGTGAAGATGAGAATGCTGTTTGTATCTATGGTTGTTTTGTCTGCTAATGCAGGTGGAGCATGGTCGCCTATAGGGGATGTAACGACGACCATGTTATGGATTGGAGGACAAATCACTACTTTGGCGATTGTAAAGTCACTGATAGCGCCAAGTATCATTTGCATTATCGTACCGACTGTTCTAGTGTCAGCGATATTAAAGCGCAAAAGGTTTGAGTTAGGAAAGATTCCCGGACAGGGCAATGATGAGTTGTTCTACCATAACGAGCAACTTGGAGTGGATGAGTTTGAAAAGAAACTTGTATTTGCAGTTGGAGTTGGTTTGTTGTTGTTTGTTCCGATATTCAAGACTTTAACGCATTTGCCTCCTTTTGCTGGAATACTATTTGGTTTGGGCGCATTGTGGTTGTTGACTGAAATACTGCATAGAGCAAAGCCTCATAAGTTGAGAAAAGAATTGTCGGTTGTTGGAGTGTTGAAGAAGGTTGATATGCCTTCCGTATTGTTCTTCATGGGAATATTATTGGCTATTAGTGCTTTGGATGTCGCTAAAATTCTGGAAACCACTGCTCATTGGCTAGATACGACTATTCAAAATAACACTATAGTTGGCTTGGCTATCGGATTGCTTTCTGCTGTAGTGGATAATGTTCCTTTGGTAGCTGCCAGCATGGGTATGTATTCATTGGAAACATTTCCTCAAGACCATGCATTTTGGCAGTTTATCGCATATTGCGCAGGAACAGGCGGGAGTTGCTTGATCATTGGTTCGGCGGCAGGAGTGGCCGCAATGGGTATGGAGAGAATCAGTTTTGGATGGTATTTTAAAAATATCAGCTTTTTGGCTTTGATCGGTTATTTGGCTGGAGCGGTTGCTTATCTAGCCAGCATAGGAACTTTTAAAATATAG
- a CDS encoding exonuclease subunit SbcD gives MKILHTADWHLGKRLHSFDLLEDQQAFLDWISSYMLKEQVDLLLIAGDIFDTAYPNLQSQEIYTQFLAKLYSAEYPKQVIITDGNHDGKSTLRITSNILKHLNVSVVCDVHENRNEHIIPVKNGDNIEMYVVAVPFLRDQDLRKSSAEAGSLERSEVMKKALRDFYNELAEKVQQINTEEKPVIAMGHLFTAGAESEDSDSERPIQMGHQAGVSADIFSSIFDYVALGHIHRAQKFDTKTEVRYSGSPYPLSFSERNYEHKMWLIETDNKIKNIEAIKIPAYRKLVRLEGTFDNITSKAETLGSVASFFPNLVEVHVKEELYDPLLRSKIDEWKNQWHQRQEHSLVAKYTYAFEKKSETASSLYDHEKISQENFTAKNIFLDMLNKDTDLDENMKQNVVSAFESLENESH, from the coding sequence ATGAAAATATTGCATACTGCCGACTGGCACTTGGGGAAAAGACTGCATAGTTTTGACTTGCTAGAAGATCAGCAGGCTTTTTTAGATTGGATTTCATCTTATATGCTAAAAGAACAAGTGGATTTGTTGCTTATAGCAGGCGACATTTTTGACACGGCATATCCGAACCTTCAAAGCCAGGAAATATACACACAATTTTTAGCCAAGCTTTATTCCGCTGAATATCCAAAGCAAGTAATCATAACCGATGGCAATCATGATGGCAAAAGCACGCTACGCATCACAAGCAATATTTTGAAACACTTAAATGTTTCTGTGGTATGCGATGTTCATGAGAATAGAAATGAGCATATTATTCCTGTAAAAAATGGCGACAATATCGAAATGTATGTCGTGGCTGTTCCATTTTTAAGAGATCAAGACTTAAGAAAATCATCAGCGGAAGCCGGTAGCTTGGAACGCTCTGAAGTAATGAAAAAAGCTCTCAGGGATTTTTATAATGAATTGGCTGAGAAAGTTCAACAGATAAATACGGAAGAAAAGCCTGTGATAGCTATGGGGCATTTGTTTACTGCTGGAGCGGAATCTGAAGATTCGGATTCAGAACGTCCGATTCAAATGGGACATCAAGCTGGTGTGAGTGCTGATATCTTTTCTTCCATCTTTGATTATGTAGCCTTGGGACATATACACAGAGCTCAAAAATTCGATACGAAAACGGAAGTTCGTTATTCGGGTTCGCCTTACCCATTGAGTTTTTCCGAAAGAAACTACGAGCATAAAATGTGGCTTATCGAAACTGACAACAAGATCAAAAATATTGAAGCTATAAAAATACCTGCATACAGGAAATTAGTTCGTCTGGAAGGAACATTTGACAATATTACATCTAAAGCTGAAACTCTGGGAAGCGTCGCTTCTTTCTTTCCAAATCTGGTAGAAGTGCATGTCAAAGAAGAGCTTTACGATCCTTTGCTCAGATCCAAAATCGATGAGTGGAAAAACCAATGGCATCAAAGGCAGGAACACAGTTTGGTCGCAAAGTATACGTATGCTTTTGAGAAAAAGAGCGAAACAGCTTCCTCGCTTTACGATCATGAGAAAATTTCTCAAGAGAATTTTACGGCAAAAAATATCTTTCTTGATATGCTCAACAAGGATACTGACTTGGATGAAAACATGAAGCAGAATGTTGTCTCTGCATTCGAATCATTGGAAAACGAATCTCACTAG
- a CDS encoding AAA family ATPase, with protein sequence MKINRIFIKNINSLKGKHLVDFNEGSLAQSELVAIVGPTGAGKSTLLDAILLAFYNKTPRYQKVSANELEKSGGLVTRGESEAISSVDFEVVKDGKASHYRAHWTASKGQRGEAKNEIRNYRMEFSELKYSGDDQGVILAEGRENKVVPVIEDIVGLHYDQFVKAVMLSQGEFAKLLKADRKQRNQLLEKVTRSFDFRDISIKAYQAYDQRKKELEELYKDKERINVLSIEEKEEIEKKLLEYTEQLDKEALVLSKYKKTKDNFDNFDKILEELSALESKENKLKEELQTFEPKKISLELFESALPLQADWKSLNDQKVALKNLNQEKEKLDQSLQSFEDQWNVLNQNQKMTDQSLLEWTHKKDMLETLWKSVEGYDKEIDKFNAEAESFAVRLKDTSEKKKETESKKAQSQQQLQELDKNQTQLTEWLKEKASLESLSSELGKLESAQAQSLEYKSHFDQEVSGIEDQSLLKRVKIILNDSQFTDHLDNWKFKTESELNEAKGQRIFNDWDIEKYTEAEILLEKASDHYQNIAKLSQQKKEALERKTSLDKELKQIDKEVEAQRIAIQHTELSETELKAKVERLKLENNKSVLGLRKSLQKGQPCAVCGSLDHPFEHKEDQIDETKQAEKQLEEINKYLKKLTVELQSFEKKKVAGQTSLKAVDMEISKAEKDLIALNNEKTNYDNKFKYLFSEIPHNLFTQLELIKQDKKLVERIEKYSKFLLVFDRIQQSYKRWQASQESFKSLFAPYQAFSADINELKLLSEDYTLKKDKADQLNNDIKLAENDLTNLNTAFDQVNVEYHQVDAQYQVAKEQSKGFKNAREALFGDKKVEAERENYQQEKDIRTKAVTEVKEALVKNQTEKENQTTNLQKTVSQIEQMEQDIQEKQLNLLARSVEKGFETLEDLQQALELKNIEELKAENKQLEVNKSQISGAKVNILERKEKLEEIVFLEPLDKEENQRRLAETELRIDEVKDKVASEKAELNHSAKNEKEAEKLLKSISKKEEELKTWICLNDMIGSASGDKFNDYAQSLMLGILLEYANKHLDSLSPRYRFVTVHSKKEGEKIDDLFVKDMEMGEDIRAIRTLSGGETFLLSLSLALGLSEMASQRIQIESLFIDEGFGTLDKDTLEEALSTLETLQNTTNKKIMIISHVPELQERIPTQIRLHKTGNGYSKIITD encoded by the coding sequence ATGAAAATTAACCGCATTTTTATAAAAAACATAAACTCCCTGAAAGGAAAGCATTTAGTTGATTTTAATGAAGGAAGCCTAGCCCAGTCCGAACTGGTAGCCATAGTAGGACCAACAGGAGCAGGTAAATCGACACTTTTGGATGCTATTCTTTTAGCATTTTACAATAAGACTCCGCGCTATCAAAAAGTCTCCGCCAATGAACTTGAGAAATCCGGCGGGTTAGTTACCAGAGGAGAAAGCGAAGCCATTTCTTCCGTGGATTTTGAAGTAGTCAAAGACGGCAAAGCAAGTCATTACAGAGCGCATTGGACGGCGAGCAAAGGTCAGCGAGGCGAAGCTAAAAACGAGATCAGAAATTATCGCATGGAGTTTTCCGAATTGAAATATTCCGGTGATGACCAAGGAGTCATTTTGGCTGAAGGAAGAGAAAATAAAGTAGTGCCGGTAATCGAAGATATCGTGGGACTTCATTATGATCAGTTTGTAAAAGCTGTGATGCTCTCGCAAGGTGAATTCGCTAAGCTCTTGAAAGCGGATCGCAAACAGCGCAATCAGCTTTTGGAAAAAGTTACCCGTTCGTTTGACTTTCGAGATATTTCAATCAAAGCTTATCAAGCTTATGACCAAAGAAAAAAAGAACTTGAAGAACTGTACAAAGACAAAGAACGAATCAATGTACTGTCGATAGAAGAAAAAGAGGAGATAGAAAAAAAGCTTCTGGAATACACCGAGCAATTGGATAAGGAAGCTCTTGTTCTGTCAAAGTATAAAAAGACCAAAGACAATTTCGACAACTTCGACAAGATACTGGAAGAGCTCTCAGCCTTGGAATCCAAAGAAAATAAGTTAAAGGAAGAACTTCAGACTTTTGAACCGAAAAAAATATCGTTGGAACTTTTTGAATCCGCACTGCCATTGCAAGCGGATTGGAAAAGCTTGAATGATCAAAAAGTCGCTCTGAAAAACCTAAATCAAGAAAAAGAAAAACTAGACCAAAGCCTTCAATCATTCGAGGATCAATGGAATGTCTTAAACCAGAATCAAAAAATGACTGACCAGTCACTTTTGGAATGGACTCATAAAAAAGACATGCTTGAAACGCTATGGAAAAGTGTGGAAGGGTATGACAAGGAAATAGATAAATTCAACGCAGAAGCGGAATCATTTGCCGTAAGGCTAAAGGACACTTCTGAAAAGAAAAAGGAAACAGAGTCCAAGAAAGCACAAAGCCAACAGCAACTTCAGGAACTAGACAAAAATCAGACACAACTAACCGAATGGCTCAAGGAGAAAGCTTCGCTCGAAAGTCTTTCTTCAGAACTTGGCAAGCTCGAAAGTGCCCAAGCACAATCATTGGAATACAAATCACACTTTGATCAGGAAGTTTCGGGTATTGAAGATCAAAGTTTATTAAAGAGAGTAAAAATAATTCTCAATGATTCTCAGTTTACTGATCACCTGGATAATTGGAAGTTTAAGACTGAAAGTGAGCTAAATGAGGCTAAAGGTCAAAGAATTTTTAATGATTGGGATATAGAAAAGTACACTGAAGCCGAAATACTGCTCGAAAAAGCTTCAGATCACTATCAAAATATTGCGAAGCTAAGCCAACAGAAAAAAGAAGCCTTGGAACGCAAAACTTCGCTGGACAAAGAGCTGAAACAAATAGACAAAGAAGTCGAAGCGCAGAGAATAGCGATTCAACATACTGAACTGAGTGAGACTGAGCTTAAGGCTAAAGTTGAAAGACTGAAGTTGGAAAATAATAAGTCGGTACTGGGTCTTAGAAAATCACTGCAAAAAGGTCAGCCTTGTGCTGTCTGCGGAAGTTTGGATCATCCATTTGAGCATAAAGAAGACCAGATTGACGAGACTAAGCAAGCTGAAAAACAGCTGGAGGAGATCAATAAATATCTTAAGAAGCTTACGGTAGAACTTCAAAGTTTTGAAAAAAAGAAAGTAGCAGGGCAAACCTCCTTGAAGGCTGTGGATATGGAAATTAGTAAGGCAGAAAAAGATCTTATTGCCTTGAACAATGAAAAAACAAATTATGATAACAAGTTCAAGTACTTGTTCTCTGAAATTCCTCACAATCTTTTTACACAGTTGGAGCTTATTAAACAAGATAAAAAGTTAGTTGAGAGGATAGAGAAGTATTCAAAATTTTTACTTGTCTTTGACAGAATACAACAATCGTATAAGAGATGGCAGGCTTCGCAGGAGAGTTTTAAATCTTTGTTTGCTCCATATCAGGCTTTCAGTGCGGATATCAATGAGCTGAAACTGTTGTCTGAGGATTATACATTGAAAAAAGATAAAGCCGATCAGTTAAATAATGATATTAAGCTGGCAGAAAATGATCTGACTAACCTTAACACTGCTTTTGATCAGGTCAATGTCGAATATCATCAGGTCGATGCTCAATATCAAGTAGCCAAAGAGCAGTCCAAGGGCTTTAAAAATGCTCGGGAGGCATTGTTTGGCGACAAAAAGGTGGAGGCAGAACGAGAAAACTATCAGCAGGAAAAAGATATTCGTACCAAAGCTGTCACCGAAGTCAAGGAAGCGCTGGTGAAAAACCAGACCGAAAAAGAAAATCAAACTACCAATCTGCAGAAGACAGTAAGTCAAATCGAGCAGATGGAGCAGGATATTCAGGAGAAGCAACTTAATCTATTGGCTAGGTCAGTTGAAAAAGGTTTTGAGACATTGGAAGATCTCCAACAAGCATTGGAGTTGAAAAATATTGAAGAACTGAAAGCTGAAAACAAACAGCTGGAAGTTAACAAATCCCAAATCTCCGGAGCAAAAGTCAACATACTCGAACGCAAAGAAAAGCTGGAAGAAATCGTATTCTTAGAGCCTTTGGATAAAGAAGAGAACCAACGCAGACTTGCGGAAACAGAACTTAGGATCGATGAAGTCAAAGACAAAGTCGCATCAGAAAAAGCTGAACTAAATCACAGCGCCAAGAATGAAAAAGAGGCAGAAAAACTTCTTAAGTCCATTTCAAAAAAAGAAGAAGAACTCAAAACATGGATTTGTCTCAATGATATGATCGGTTCTGCTTCAGGTGACAAATTCAATGATTATGCTCAGAGCCTAATGCTTGGAATTCTTCTCGAATATGCCAATAAGCACTTGGATTCCTTGAGCCCTAGATATCGTTTTGTCACTGTGCACAGCAAGAAAGAAGGCGAAAAAATCGATGACCTCTTTGTCAAAGACATGGAAATGGGAGAGGATATCAGAGCTATCCGCACACTGAGTGGTGGAGAAACATTCTTATTGTCTTTGTCTCTGGCTTTGGGACTTTCTGAGATGGCCAGCCAACGTATTCAGATCGAAAGCTTGTTCATAGACGAAGGCTTTGGAACGTTGGACAAGGATACTCTAGAGGAAGCTCTTTCTACTTTGGAAACATTGCAGAATACTACGAACAAAAAAATCATGATCATATCCCATGTGCCTGAGCTACAGGAAAGAATTCCAACTCAAATCAGATTGCATAAAACAGGAAATGGCTATAGCAAAATC